The proteins below come from a single Streptomyces sp. M92 genomic window:
- a CDS encoding DUF192 domain-containing protein → MGRRWRDGAAELVVGGETGGSGVRVPLEIAGSYRARRRGLLGRGSLDGAMLLSPANSIHTFRMRMPIDVAYLDRRLVVIAVRTMRPGRLGLPRVRSRHVLEAEAGVMAGWGIRVGVRVGVEIAGAGEAHAEAGAGGG, encoded by the coding sequence ATGGGGCGGCGGTGGCGGGACGGGGCGGCAGAGTTGGTGGTGGGCGGGGAGACCGGGGGCAGCGGTGTCCGCGTCCCGTTGGAGATCGCCGGGTCGTACCGTGCCCGTAGGCGAGGGCTGTTGGGGCGCGGCTCGCTCGACGGGGCGATGCTCCTGTCTCCCGCCAACAGCATCCACACCTTCCGGATGCGGATGCCCATCGACGTCGCCTACCTCGACCGGCGACTGGTCGTTATCGCGGTGCGCACCATGCGGCCGGGCAGGCTCGGGCTTCCCCGGGTGCGTTCCCGGCATGTTCTGGAGGCGGAGGCCGGGGTGATGGCCGGGTGGGGTATCCGGGTCGGCGTGCGGGTGGGAGTAGAGATCGCGGGGGCCGGCGAAGCACACGCGGAGGCTGGTGCGGGGGGCGGGTGA
- a CDS encoding putative T7SS-secreted protein, which yields MTAIAGQDQDGAALDPRSRADLGKPQGLKSAPRIPNPDYPHLGFNPVPGDTETVRGLQKKLSGCAKVLQDTYDTVTKLLDGSYWKGDAAVAFREQLEGGPLPLNLKNAAHSIRKAATQLSRWEGELDDFQRRAKRLEEDAKEARAAVDRARGLADEAGEDPDLKAGGADREAAQKALTRANGDLDDAEAELRKIIGKAKSLAEEHEEKAGYRAGKIRDATEKLAPQEPGWFDEALDWLGDNLPDILSFTAGLIGVVALLLSGPLGWGLATAAALMLTASGLSITALVLRLSDPEIRASLLDGFTKGEFDADFWSNAVSVGADSVGALPGLGAVLNGSIKATRTVRTGSQSIGFWQKAATYGSESFEEARHIAGLGNPLVARAVSGFSDPAKAANAVVATSAVTGVVTGGFGLYGKALDAEEDGIKSGTVAGIDGSRLILDSGGIIGLVRHVF from the coding sequence GTGACCGCCATCGCCGGGCAGGACCAGGACGGGGCCGCCCTGGACCCGCGTTCCCGAGCCGATCTGGGCAAGCCGCAGGGCCTCAAGTCGGCCCCGCGCATCCCCAACCCCGACTACCCGCACCTCGGCTTCAACCCCGTACCGGGCGACACGGAGACCGTGCGGGGTTTGCAGAAGAAGCTCAGCGGTTGCGCCAAGGTCCTTCAGGACACCTACGACACGGTCACCAAGCTGCTGGACGGCAGCTACTGGAAGGGCGATGCCGCGGTCGCCTTCCGCGAGCAGCTCGAGGGCGGCCCACTGCCGCTCAACCTCAAGAACGCGGCACACTCCATCCGCAAGGCTGCCACGCAGCTGAGCCGGTGGGAGGGCGAACTCGACGACTTCCAGCGGCGTGCCAAGAGGCTGGAGGAGGACGCGAAGGAAGCCCGGGCCGCGGTCGACCGTGCACGGGGGCTGGCGGACGAGGCGGGTGAGGACCCCGACCTCAAAGCGGGGGGTGCCGACCGTGAGGCCGCGCAGAAGGCGCTGACACGCGCGAACGGTGACCTGGACGACGCCGAGGCCGAACTTCGGAAGATCATCGGCAAGGCGAAGAGTCTGGCCGAAGAGCACGAGGAGAAGGCCGGGTACCGGGCCGGCAAGATCCGCGACGCCACGGAGAAGCTGGCGCCACAGGAGCCTGGGTGGTTCGACGAGGCACTGGACTGGCTGGGCGACAACCTGCCGGACATCCTGAGCTTCACGGCGGGACTTATCGGTGTGGTGGCTCTTCTCTTGTCGGGACCACTGGGGTGGGGCCTGGCGACCGCAGCGGCGCTGATGCTCACGGCTTCGGGGTTGAGCATCACAGCACTTGTTCTTCGGTTGAGCGATCCGGAGATCCGAGCTTCGCTCCTGGATGGTTTCACTAAGGGAGAGTTCGATGCCGACTTCTGGAGCAACGCTGTCTCCGTGGGGGCGGATTCTGTGGGCGCGTTGCCAGGGCTGGGGGCGGTGCTGAACGGCAGCATCAAGGCTACTCGCACCGTCCGGACGGGCAGTCAGTCGATCGGGTTCTGGCAGAAGGCGGCCACTTACGGATCGGAGTCCTTTGAGGAGGCGAGACACATTGCTGGACTGGGAAATCCGCTCGTTGCGCGAGCCGTAAGTGGGTTCAGTGATCCTGCTAAGGCGGCAAACGCCGTAGTCGCGACGTCGGCTGTGACCGGCGTAGTCACTGGCGGTTTTGGGTTGTACGGCAAGGCGCTTGATGCAGAGGAAGACGGTATCAAGAGTGGCACTGTCGCGGGAATCGACGGATCTCGTCTCATCCTCGATAGCGGCGGGATCATTGGTCTGGTCCGACACGTCTTCTGA
- a CDS encoding LLM class flavin-dependent oxidoreductase: MTPKTTALGAVFRPQLAPERLRAVARVADEAGLEELWLWEDCFREGGISTAAAALAWTERVRVGVGLLPVPLRNVAITAMEAATLHRMFPGRAILGVGHGVQDWMGQVGARVESPVTLLREHLLALRALLAGERVTTEGRYVRLDGVALDWPPGEGVEVLAGATGPRSLRLAGEAADGTVLTASTPPDGVRRARRLIDEGRAAAGRTQAHKVVVYLLAATGAGAHERLRAELVAEGDDGVPGLGVAGDAEAVAAAVRRLAEAGADSVILQPTGDEPDPEGFVRFAAEEVRPLVA; encoded by the coding sequence ATGACGCCCAAGACGACCGCCCTCGGCGCCGTGTTCCGCCCCCAGCTTGCCCCCGAGCGGCTGCGTGCCGTCGCTCGTGTCGCCGACGAGGCGGGGCTGGAGGAGTTGTGGCTCTGGGAGGACTGTTTCCGTGAGGGTGGGATCTCCACCGCCGCCGCCGCGCTCGCGTGGACCGAGAGGGTGCGGGTCGGGGTCGGGCTGTTGCCCGTGCCCCTGCGGAACGTGGCGATCACCGCGATGGAGGCTGCCACTCTGCACCGGATGTTCCCCGGCCGCGCGATCCTCGGCGTCGGCCACGGTGTACAGGACTGGATGGGGCAGGTCGGGGCGCGGGTGGAGTCGCCCGTCACCTTGCTGAGGGAGCATCTTCTCGCCCTGCGGGCCCTGTTGGCGGGGGAGCGGGTGACGACCGAGGGGCGGTACGTCCGGCTCGACGGCGTGGCGCTGGACTGGCCGCCGGGAGAGGGCGTCGAGGTACTCGCCGGGGCCACCGGCCCCCGTTCGCTGCGGCTGGCCGGTGAGGCCGCCGACGGGACCGTTCTCACCGCGTCGACCCCGCCGGACGGCGTACGCCGGGCCCGGCGGCTGATCGACGAGGGGCGTGCGGCGGCCGGGCGGACACAGGCGCACAAGGTGGTCGTCTATCTACTCGCCGCCACCGGGGCCGGCGCCCACGAGCGGTTGCGGGCCGAGCTGGTCGCCGAGGGGGACGACGGGGTTCCGGGGCTTGGTGTGGCCGGGGACGCGGAGGCCGTTGCCGCGGCCGTACGGCGGTTGGCCGAGGCTGGCGCGGACTCCGTGATTCTCCAGCCGACGGGCGACGAGCCGGACCCGGAGGGCTTCGTACGGTTCGCCGCCGAAGAGGTCCGCCCCTTGGTGGCGTAG
- a CDS encoding class I SAM-dependent methyltransferase, whose translation MAPPASRAFDDLVTEGAAVPTEGWDFSWFEGRATEARPSWGYARAMGGRLAGAGAVLDVQTGGGEVLDFALGAAAPARPGLLVATEGWPPNVAKATELLRPRGVPVVASPDDEPFPFADGAFDLVVSRHPVVPHWSEIARVLAPGGTYFAQHVGPASVFEVIEFFLGPQPEENRNHRHPDRERAGAEGAGLEVVDLRVERLRMEFHDVGAVVHFLRKVVWMVPGFTVEAYRDRLLEMHERIEAEGPFVAHSARHLFEVRKPRQ comes from the coding sequence ATGGCACCCCCAGCCTCCCGCGCCTTCGACGACCTCGTGACCGAAGGCGCCGCCGTCCCCACCGAAGGGTGGGACTTCTCCTGGTTCGAGGGGCGGGCCACCGAGGCGCGGCCTTCCTGGGGGTACGCCCGTGCCATGGGCGGGCGGCTCGCCGGGGCCGGTGCCGTGCTGGACGTGCAGACCGGGGGAGGGGAGGTGCTGGACTTCGCCCTCGGGGCAGCGGCGCCCGCGCGGCCCGGCCTCCTCGTCGCCACCGAAGGGTGGCCGCCCAACGTCGCGAAGGCCACCGAACTGCTCCGCCCCCGCGGCGTCCCCGTGGTCGCCTCGCCCGACGACGAGCCCTTCCCCTTCGCCGACGGGGCTTTCGACCTCGTCGTGAGCCGGCATCCCGTCGTGCCGCACTGGTCGGAGATCGCCCGGGTCCTCGCGCCCGGCGGTACGTACTTCGCCCAGCACGTCGGTCCGGCCAGCGTGTTCGAGGTCATCGAGTTCTTTCTCGGGCCGCAGCCGGAGGAGAACCGGAACCATCGCCACCCTGACCGCGAACGGGCCGGCGCCGAGGGGGCCGGGCTGGAGGTCGTCGATCTGCGGGTGGAGCGGTTGCGGATGGAGTTCCATGACGTCGGGGCCGTCGTCCACTTCCTGCGCAAGGTCGTGTGGATGGTCCCGGGGTTCACCGTCGAGGCCTACCGGGACCGGCTGCTGGAGATGCACGAGCGCATCGAGGCGGAGGGGCCCTTCGTGGCCCACAGCGCACGGCACCTCTTCGAGGTCCGGAAGCCGCGGCAGTAG
- a CDS encoding PhoH family protein, translated as MVTSAKRHKPDRRTYVLDTSVLLADPNALNRFDEHEVVLPIVVVTELEAKRHHPELGYFARQALRLLDEFRVRHGRLDAPIPIGDLGGTVRVELNHSDPSVLPTGYRLGDNDSRILAVARNLQAEGYDVTVVSKDLPLRIKASSVGLLAEEYRAELAITDASGWTGMSELTLPGEQVDILFEEGRVYVPEAAELPVHTGLTIQSERGKALGRVTPDGSVRVVRGDREAFGIKGRSAEQRIALDLLLDPDVGIVSMGGRAGTGKSALALCAGLEAVLERRQHQKVMVFRPLYAVGGQELGYLPGSEAEKMSPWAQAVFDTLSAVTSREVIEEVTARGMLEVLPLTHIRGRSLHDAFVIVDEAQSLERNVLLTVLSRVGANSRVVLTHDVAQRDNLRVGRYDGVVAVVEKLKGHPLFAHVTLTRSERSQIAALVTEMLEDGHI; from the coding sequence GTGGTGACCAGCGCAAAGCGCCACAAGCCAGACAGGCGCACCTACGTACTCGACACCAGCGTCCTGCTGGCCGACCCGAACGCCCTGAACCGCTTCGACGAGCACGAGGTCGTGCTCCCCATCGTCGTGGTGACGGAGCTGGAGGCCAAGCGGCACCATCCCGAACTCGGTTACTTCGCCCGGCAGGCCCTGCGCCTGCTCGACGAGTTCCGGGTGCGGCACGGTCGCCTCGACGCCCCCATCCCGATCGGTGATCTCGGCGGGACCGTCCGTGTCGAGCTCAACCACTCGGACCCCAGCGTGCTGCCCACCGGCTACCGCCTGGGGGACAACGACTCCCGCATCCTCGCGGTCGCCCGAAACCTCCAGGCGGAGGGATACGACGTCACCGTCGTGTCCAAGGACCTCCCCCTGAGGATCAAGGCGTCCTCCGTCGGCCTGCTCGCCGAGGAGTACCGCGCCGAGCTCGCCATCACGGACGCCTCCGGCTGGACCGGCATGTCCGAACTGACGCTGCCCGGCGAGCAGGTGGACATCCTCTTCGAGGAGGGGCGGGTCTACGTCCCCGAGGCCGCCGAGCTGCCCGTGCACACCGGGCTGACCATCCAGTCGGAGCGCGGCAAGGCCCTCGGCCGGGTCACGCCCGACGGCAGCGTCCGCGTGGTGCGCGGCGACCGCGAGGCGTTCGGCATCAAGGGCCGCAGCGCCGAGCAGCGGATCGCGCTCGACCTGCTCCTCGATCCGGACGTCGGGATCGTGTCGATGGGCGGCCGGGCCGGCACCGGCAAGTCGGCGCTGGCGCTGTGCGCGGGGCTGGAGGCGGTGCTTGAGCGGCGGCAGCACCAGAAGGTGATGGTCTTCCGGCCGCTGTACGCGGTGGGCGGGCAGGAACTCGGCTACCTGCCCGGCTCCGAGGCCGAGAAGATGAGCCCCTGGGCGCAGGCGGTCTTCGACACGCTGTCGGCGGTCACCAGCCGGGAGGTCATCGAGGAGGTGACCGCGCGCGGGATGCTGGAGGTGTTGCCGCTCACCCACATCCGGGGGCGCTCGCTGCACGACGCGTTCGTGATCGTGGACGAGGCCCAGTCGCTGGAGCGGAACGTCCTGCTGACCGTGCTCTCCCGCGTCGGGGCCAACTCGCGGGTCGTGCTGACCCACGACGTCGCACAGCGGGACAACCTGCGGGTGGGGCGGTACGACGGTGTCGTCGCCGTCGTCGAGAAGCTGAAGGGGCATCCGCTCTTCGCGCACGTCACCCTGACCCGGTCCGAGCGGTCGCAGATCGCGGCACTCGTGACCGAAATGCTGGAGGACGGCCACATCTGA
- a CDS encoding transglycosylase SLT domain-containing protein — protein sequence MSRISVRGFAVASATAVTAVGSVVGVASGSTAQNNDAEATAAGTTLLADIPMGEQAQVQTASLTQQADVQAIAADASAKKDAEEAARKAAAETAVAKQEKAKKAAEEAKKREAEKEAASRDAQREATSFSVQSSYSISQIQAMARQMVPSGQWQCFSNIVDHESSWNYKAVNPSSGAYGLFQALPAGKYASAGADWRTNPATQIKWGLNYMDNRYGSPCDAWAFWQANHWY from the coding sequence GTGAGCCGGATCTCGGTCCGGGGATTCGCAGTGGCCTCGGCCACGGCGGTCACCGCTGTCGGAAGTGTCGTCGGCGTTGCCTCGGGCAGCACCGCGCAGAACAACGACGCGGAAGCCACCGCAGCCGGCACGACGCTGCTTGCGGACATCCCCATGGGCGAGCAGGCGCAGGTGCAGACCGCGTCACTGACGCAGCAGGCCGACGTGCAGGCCATCGCCGCGGACGCGAGCGCCAAGAAGGACGCGGAGGAAGCGGCCCGCAAGGCAGCCGCCGAGACCGCCGTGGCCAAGCAGGAGAAGGCCAAGAAGGCGGCCGAGGAGGCCAAGAAGCGCGAGGCGGAGAAGGAAGCGGCCAGCCGCGACGCCCAGCGCGAGGCCACCAGCTTCTCCGTCCAGAGCTCCTACAGCATCAGCCAGATCCAGGCGATGGCCCGTCAGATGGTGCCGAGCGGCCAGTGGCAGTGCTTCAGCAACATCGTGGACCACGAGTCCAGCTGGAACTACAAGGCCGTCAACCCCTCCTCCGGTGCCTACGGCCTCTTCCAGGCCCTCCCGGCCGGCAAGTACGCCTCGGCGGGCGCCGACTGGCGGACCAACCCGGCCACCCAGATCAAGTGGGGCCTCAACTACATGGACAACCGCTACGGCAGCCCGTGCGACGCCTGGGCCTTCTGGCAGGCCAACCACTGGT